From Camelina sativa cultivar DH55 chromosome 20, Cs, whole genome shotgun sequence, the proteins below share one genomic window:
- the LOC109131180 gene encoding uncharacterized protein LOC109131180, with the protein MASSSNNFHYHYDPNNDSFNQYFQEQFNNQFEAVEEEIPVERKPREYIDRKREEGHERLWNDYFSDNPTYNAHHFRRWFRMNKPLFLRIVNRLSEEVPYFKPKKDATFRNGLSPLQQCTAAIRLLAYGTATDSVDEYIRLAACTARKCLEHFVVGIVDLFGTEYLRRPTPEDLQRLLFYGEQRGFPGMVGSIDCMHWQWKNCPTAWKGMYSRGTDKPTIVLEAVASQDLWIWHAFFGAPGTCNDLNVLDQSPVFNDIIYGRAPEVTYYVNGNEYNLAYYLMDGIYPEWATFVKSIPQPQHPKHRLFAQKQEGARKDVERAFGVLQSRFAMIKR; encoded by the exons atggcatcttcttccaacaattttcACTACCATTATGACCCAAATAATGATAGTTTCAACCAATACTTTCAAGAGCAATTTAATAACCAATTTGAAGCTGTTGAAGAGGAAATTCCAGTGGAAAGGAAACCACGTGAATATATTGATAGAAAACGAGAAGAAGGGCATGAAcgtttgtggaacgattatttttctgataatccGACTTACAATGCTCACCACTTCCGGCGATGGTTTCGAATGAACAAGCCGttgttcttgcgtattgtgaatcgtctcagtgaagaagttccatattttaagCCAAAAAAGGATGCAACCTTCCGGAATGGTCTATCACCCCTACaacaatgtactgcagcaattcgactTTTAGCATATGGGACTGCGACGGACTCGGTTGACGAATACATACGTCTTGCTGCTTGTACTgctcgtaaatgtttggaacattttgTCGTCGGGATAGTTGACTTGTTTGGCACTGAATACCTACGCCGACCAACACCAGAGGATCTTCAAAGGCTACTATTTTATGGAGAACAGAGGggttttcccgggatggttggaagCATTGACTGTATGCACTGGCAGTGGAAAAATTGCCCAACCGCTtggaaaggaatgtattcaAGAGGCACCGATaagccaacaattgttttggaggcagtagcttcacaagatctctggatatggcacgcattttttggagctccaggtacttgtaacgatttaaatgtccttgatcaatcaccagtatttaatgacattatttacggtcgagctcccgaa GTTACGTACTATGTCAACGGAAAtgagtataatttggcttactatctgatGGATGGTATTTACCCGGAGTGGGCgacatttgttaaatccatcccacaaccacaacatcCGAAACATCGTTTATTTGCACAAAAACAAGAAGGTgcacgaaaagatgttgagcgtgcatttggagtcttgcaatctagattcgccatgattaaaa GATAA